The genomic stretch ATAACCCCCTGATAAGAATCGTACCAGGAGTCAAAGATCAGAGCCTTGAGGGGAGCGGCCTCATCGCCGGTGGGTGGTGGTATTTTCTGAACAATCTGCTCCAGGATCTCTTGGATACCAATCCCCTCCTTGGCGCTGGCTCCGATCGCATCGCGGGTATCAAGGCCAATGATTTCTTCAATTTCTTCCTTGACGCGCTCGGGTTCGGCGCTGGGCAGATCGATTTTATTGAGTACGGGAAAAACTTCGAGGTTCTGATCGATGGCCAGATAGACGTTGGCCAGGGTCTGCGCCTCGACGCCCTGGGAGGCGTCCACGACCAGCAGGGCCCCCTCGCAGGCGGACAGCGAGCGGCTGACTTCGTAGGTAAAATCAACGTGACCGGGAGTGTCGATCAGGTTGAGAATATAATCCTTGCCATCCTTCGCCCTGTACTTCAGCCGCACGGCCTGGGCCTTAATGGTGATTCCCCGCTCCCTTTCCAGGTCCATCTTGTCGAGGAACTGGGCCGTTTTTTCCCGAGCACTGAGAGTACCCGTCTCTTCAAGCAGCCGGTCGGCAAGAGTGGACTTGCCGTGGTCAATATGGGCGATTATAGAGAAATTTCGAATCAACTCTTTGTTCATAGGTCTCCGAAGATGTCCTTGGTTTGTCTTTTTTGCAAACAGGTAAAATATAGATTATTTCTATGTTTGTAAAGGACAAAACCCCGGGGATCAGGTGCTTGTACAGGCAAGGGTGTTCGTGTTCGTATACGGGTTTTTTCTTGATTTATCCGGGAGTCAAACGCTAAGATTAATCCCTTTCTACCCAAGAAAAATCAGGGTTTCCCCCGCCTAGCTTGCCAAAAGGAGTTTTTTGTGGACACAGTCAATACGCTTCTTGATTACAGCTGCCGTAAATACTTCAAGAATGTCGCCCTTCGCCAGAAGGTGGCCGGGATCTGGCAGGAAACGACCCATGCCCAACTCCTTGATTTCAGCAACCAGGTGGCCGCCGGCCTGCAGAAACGAGGTATGAAGGCGGGTTTTCACGCTGCCCTGCTGGCGCCTTCCTCACCCCAATGGGTCTGCTCCTACCTGGGAATCCTCAAGGCCGGCGGCGTCGCCGTTCCGGTCGACAAAGAATTGAAATCCTCCGAATTGAAACATATCCTTTCCGACTGCGAAGCGAAGTTGATCTTCACCTCACAGTCCTATCTTGACATGCTTCTTGATCTGAAGCTGGATCTGCCTCACCTAGAACAAATCATTCTCATTGATGCCAGTGCGGACAAGTTTCTGCCAAACAGGGAAGCCCTGGCGGCGGTGGACGCTCTGGTGCAGGAGTGGAGAACCCTGTCGGAAGAATTCAACCTGCCCAGCGACAAGAAGACGGCTCTTGAGGCGCTTGCCAACCGGGCCCATCAGGCCCTGACCAGCAATAGGGCCGAGGAGAGTAAGGTATCAGCAAAGATCGACATCTTCTCTCCCCTGAGCCATATCAAACAGCACCTGCTCAAAAAAGGCAAACTGCTTACCTTTGACGAACTTCTGGTCGATACGGTTCCCGAACCTTCACCACGGCAGGCCGACGATATCGCCGTCATTCTCTACACCTCAGGCACCACAGGGCGCTCCAAAGGCGCCATGCTCTGTCATGGCAACATTGTCTCCAATATCCTCTCCCTGCAAACCGCCTTCGGCCTCGACAGCACCATCCACACCCTCTCCTTCCTGCCCATCAACCATGTCTTCGAGCAGGTATGCGGCGTGCTGTTGCCACTCTCCGTCGGCGGCAAGATTTCCTTTGCCGAATCCCTCAAGAAACTGGGCGAGAACCTGGCCGAGGTCAAGCCGACCTTTTTCCTCGGTGTTCCCGCCGTTTATCGTCTGTTCTACGACCGCATCCTCAAGATGGTCGAAGGCAACCCGCTGTCCAAAACGCTCTTCAACCTGCCCCTGACCCGGACCATGGTGGCCAGCAAGGTCAGGGCCCGCCTCGGCGGTGACACCATCTTCGTCAGCGGCGGCGCGGCTCTCGACCCGACCATCGCCCAGGGCTTCAAAAACCTGGGGATACAAATCTATCAGGGCTATGGCATCACCGAGACATCCCCCGTCATTTCTCTGGAGTCACCGGGAAAAACCCGAATCGGTACGGTCGGGCGTCCGCTGCAGGGGGTTGAGGTGAAAATCAACCAACCCAATGACGAAGGGGTGGGTGAAATTGTCGTACGAGGCCCCAACGTCATGAAAGGCTATTTTAAGAACACCACGGCGACCGACGAGGTCTTACAAGAGGGCTGGTATGCGACCGGCGATCTCGGCAAGATTGACGCTGAAGGGTATCTGAGTATCTGTGGACGGGTCAAAAACCTGATTGTCACCCCCAACGGGAAAAACGTCTATCCCGAAGAGGTGGAAAACGAACTGCTGCAGAGTCCCTACATCGCCGAGGTCATGGTGTACGGACACAAGGTGGACGCCAACGCCGAAGAAGTTCACGCCAGCATCTTCCCCGATCAGGAGGCCGTGGACAATTACGCCCGCGAAAAGGGCATATCCCCCATGAGTACGGAACAGGTTGAAAAGCTGATTCGGGAAGAAGTCCTTGAGGCGGGCAAACGCCTGGCCGATTACAAGCGGGTTAAAAAATTCACGGTGCGCGAAGACGAGTTCCCCAAAACAACCACACGAAAAATCAAACGCTTTGCGGTGGAAGCGCAAATCGCCGCCACGGAATAGTCGAACCAATCATGCTCTGAACGGCAAGTGGCCCGGCAGATATTTCTGCCGGGCCACTTGCCGTTTGCCATAGCGTCGGCCGTTAGGGCGCAGCGGCAAGGACCTCTCCCTCTCCCGCTTCCTTGAGCAGGGCCTCCAGGCGAACACTCCGGTCTGCTTGGGGAAGTTCGGATAGGCGGCGGCTTAACGCGTAGAACTGTCGCAAATCTCCGCCACTGCGCCGCAGCAGGGCCTCAAAGGCCGGCACATAACGGCGGTAGGTGTCGATAGAAACAAAGCGGGCATTGTTGAGATCTTTCTCGAACCAGCGGTCATATCCCCGGTAGCCTCCCCAGGCCTGCCGCAACTCTTCGTAACGATGGCGCAGGGTTTTCAGGATATCCTCCTTGCCTTGCCGCATAGCCGCCTCGGGAAGACCGGCGCCATAAAGGTCCACCAATTCCTGCCTGGTCTGCCCGATCAGAGCCAGAAAGTCCTCTTCCCGCCGGGATCTGTTGGCGTGCCATGCCTGTTCCTCCACGGTGCCATAGGTGTCGAGCCAGCGCAGCACCCCTGCCCTTTCCACCGTTTGGGCAAAGGCTTCGTTAAAGAAGCTGTCCCCTTTGATGTACAGAAGCTGGTGAGCCAGTTCATGGAAGATAAGCCCCGCCAGGTCGGGAGCAGGATCGTTGGAGAAGGTATTGAGCAGCGGGTCGTCAAACCAGTTTAAGGTCGAGTAGGCTGCCACCCCGTAGAGATAGACATCCTTCCCCTGTTCTTGCAGCTTTTCGGCGAACCTCCGGGCTTTCTCCTGAGTGTAATAGCCTCGATAGGAGACACAGCCCGCGAAGGGAAAACACCATTGCACCGGCGTCAGCGAGAATTCGGGCGCCGCCACGACATTCCAGACGGCATAGGGTCGCTCAAGGTCAGCATAGGAACGGTAGCTGCCATTATCCGGTAGCAAAAGCTCGCGGCTGGCGAAATCCCGAATAAGCTGACTGGTTTCCAGTTGATGTTTAAGCTGGGGCTGACAGCCGGGATCGTTAAGCACCTTTTCCACCGGTTGCCGCTTGGACAACAGCTGGAGGTGGCCTTTGGCGCAATGGACCATGTAGGGGATTTCCGTGCACGAATTGAGCAGCATAGTCATCACGGCGACAGCGAGTAAGAGGAAAAGAAAGGAGTGCTTCTTCATAGTTTACAAAGCCAGCGCCCGGGCCAGGACACAGGTCAGGATGGAACCGGCCTCAGCCAGGGTTCGACCAAAAGACAGGACGCCGTCTTCATGCCCTCCCATGACGATGATGCCCCCGGAACGCACAGCAGGATCCTGATAAAGTCGGGCCACCTCTTCCGCCATCGCCGGTGTGCCGTAAGCGGCCGCCTCGTCGGTTACGGGCAAAGCCAGTCGATGACGTTTTTGCCAGATGTCCGGCGAATGACCGTGGATGACACAATGAAGCTCGGCGTCCAAATCGTAGAGCATGGCGTGGGTCAAGGCCTCGGAGGAAGGCTTGACCGGTCCCCTGGCCACCACTTGATTTTTCCCGCAATCGTAGGCAAACACCTGGG from Desulfuromonas sp. KJ2020 encodes the following:
- a CDS encoding AMP-binding protein, whose protein sequence is MDTVNTLLDYSCRKYFKNVALRQKVAGIWQETTHAQLLDFSNQVAAGLQKRGMKAGFHAALLAPSSPQWVCSYLGILKAGGVAVPVDKELKSSELKHILSDCEAKLIFTSQSYLDMLLDLKLDLPHLEQIILIDASADKFLPNREALAAVDALVQEWRTLSEEFNLPSDKKTALEALANRAHQALTSNRAEESKVSAKIDIFSPLSHIKQHLLKKGKLLTFDELLVDTVPEPSPRQADDIAVILYTSGTTGRSKGAMLCHGNIVSNILSLQTAFGLDSTIHTLSFLPINHVFEQVCGVLLPLSVGGKISFAESLKKLGENLAEVKPTFFLGVPAVYRLFYDRILKMVEGNPLSKTLFNLPLTRTMVASKVRARLGGDTIFVSGGAALDPTIAQGFKNLGIQIYQGYGITETSPVISLESPGKTRIGTVGRPLQGVEVKINQPNDEGVGEIVVRGPNVMKGYFKNTTATDEVLQEGWYATGDLGKIDAEGYLSICGRVKNLIVTPNGKNVYPEEVENELLQSPYIAEVMVYGHKVDANAEEVHASIFPDQEAVDNYAREKGISPMSTEQVEKLIREEVLEAGKRLADYKRVKKFTVREDEFPKTTTRKIKRFAVEAQIAATE
- a CDS encoding aminopeptidase, with translation MKKHSFLFLLLAVAVMTMLLNSCTEIPYMVHCAKGHLQLLSKRQPVEKVLNDPGCQPQLKHQLETSQLIRDFASRELLLPDNGSYRSYADLERPYAVWNVVAAPEFSLTPVQWCFPFAGCVSYRGYYTQEKARRFAEKLQEQGKDVYLYGVAAYSTLNWFDDPLLNTFSNDPAPDLAGLIFHELAHQLLYIKGDSFFNEAFAQTVERAGVLRWLDTYGTVEEQAWHANRSRREEDFLALIGQTRQELVDLYGAGLPEAAMRQGKEDILKTLRHRYEELRQAWGGYRGYDRWFEKDLNNARFVSIDTYRRYVPAFEALLRRSGGDLRQFYALSRRLSELPQADRSVRLEALLKEAGEGEVLAAAP
- a CDS encoding class II aldolase/adducin family protein; the protein is MQNEGVIKFDLAFEPGAPADSEIICDINAWRRIFYQLQLIGQQSDRYGGYGFGNISQRLPPYEAPAQHRAFLISGTQTGGLAQLDENHYTQVFAYDCGKNQVVARGPVKPSSEALTHAMLYDLDAELHCVIHGHSPDIWQKRHRLALPVTDEAAAYGTPAMAEEVARLYQDPAVRSGGIIVMGGHEDGVLSFGRTLAEAGSILTCVLARALAL